The genome window attaatatttgttttactgaTTGCACAGTGTGTATGTACCTGTTTATGATATATAGATACAATAGGAAACAAAATCATGTGTGTGTAAAAATGCTGATTTACTTCATTTTCAAGTGCACTATATCTTTCTTTTTCATAATATCCCATTAAACCATAAACAACGAGAGTGCCATTGGAACCACATCCTCCCGTCAATAACATTGTTCTCCaggtaaaaaaatgtaaaaaaagtaaattgttttgtcattttatttttcctttgttcCTGAAttatgatcttgacctttgttCTGATTTTCCAGCGCAACACTCTGTTCCATAATGCAGATCACGTGTAGTCAGAAGTTTGATAtacctatatttgacctttgaccatgaattGTGACCCTGAACCTGGACCTAAGGACAATGTTCTTGCGCAGTACACTCGTCATCGTGATCACTTGCCAAGTTATttgatattgataaaatgatacccaaactagatttttgagaggagacttaatttaaacgagaAACACCACAAAAGCAGATAGTATCGTACATATTACACAGGCTGAGTCGGGATACCagtttgcgcacatgcattaagccaagtatTTCTCCGAACGAGGCTCAAATAATGGAAAAACCAACTGACTACCAATTAGAACGCTATTGGCATTCGGATTAATTCAATTATCTATGACCAACTGAAACTTGCATTAAATAAAGCTCAGTTTTCCACGAACtaggtttatttgaaatttataaattgaaacatttatagtatagcctataaacTACCTTAAACAACGCTTTTGAATTAAGATGGGTTTAATAATCAATTCTTAACTTAAACTTTTGTATTGTCtcttaattttgtttttcatttaaatagtttttatataAACGTTCTTAGTGACATCAATTAAGGTTTTATTTACCATTCAAAACACGTAGAAACGCCTTTTTGTTCGCAATATCCATATTTCATTGCTAAATGTGTGATCGTATTGTTAATTGTGTGAATTTAACCGGAATCGTGCCATGAACTTACTTCCAAAATAATTGAGTCTCGTTTTTGGAAAAAGTTGCTTATTGCATATGTGTCCACTGCCACATTGTTACGGGGATATTATTTTACTGTCATACTTTACAACCATGGGTCTGTTTTCATAAACATCTTAATCGaacgtgtgtttgttttttaatcaagATCAAAAGATGTCGTTTGTTTCTCAAAAAGTAGGGAAATTGTTTGGTGATTGGAATCGTCTGTTTATGTTTATACGGATAAAAATCAATACAGAATGCGAGCATATACGATTTTAATGTCAtaatttgaatacatgtatatcaatctTATACTAACATATCACAAAGACCAaggaatgtaaaaaaatgtagtgaacaatatttataaatcaaagtATGTTTAAATCAGTAAAATAGACAACCAACAAACTTGTATCGAACGAAGGAATCCGGAGACTAATTAGGATTTGCCAACTGAGTACATTTAATGTGTGAATAAAGGCATTTTCTACTGTACAGCACAACATTATTAGTAATGGAATAGAACCTTTCTTTTAATTTCCCAGTACTACGTCATCTGAAATTTGAATCTAGTTTTTGATTCatcaatgttttatatattttttgaaataaaaaagaacgCAATATGATCGTTTATTGTCGCTGCAAGCggttatttaatataataagaaACATGCTCTCCATGAACTATATAAAACGTTAACAAATATCAAAACGAGATTAAATCGATGaaaaatatactatatataagccgCTCTATGGGAAATATTGGCTTAATGTGTAAAGTTTTAccccatataagtctgtgcagtccgccacTCTACTCTATACGGAAAGTGCAGTCCCTGATACGTGTGTGCGGACTTTAATACattcagccccgttttcccaaagcgagccTCATATCATAATTCGGAATGCTGCTCATGTGCATACTTTCTATGTGAACTTTGTGAGCTGTAGTGAATCATTtgatttctcttatgacaatctATCGCTAAAACTGTCTCGAACTCAAGCAGTTAACGTCAACATTTAGCGGCTTTAATTTTTTTTCGATCATTGATACGCGTTGTCGTGGTAAAAGTTCACTGAGTTCGTTCAAACGATGCATCGAAATACTACACAAAAGTCGGAGTGTTAATGCACAACTATTTACTATTGCACAAATACGGAAATCGAAAATGCATTCACTTTTGAGAATTAATGTaacaataaaatttgaaatagaaAGTATATTTAGTTAAAAGCTCTCAGTCGCGCGTATTGGCAAACGGATTAACCTAATTTAATTGCAATTCAAATGACATTCAAAGCATATATGGATGTATGAAAAAGGTCGGTTCGAAAAAGAAATTGAGAAACTTTCAACCTTGATTGGCTTAAGTGAAAAATGGTCTCAACTAATAGTCTCAAGTTATGAACGGggatatccgccagtccattcatgttgccaaatgacaattacatattgctaaatcttcttcttcttcttggcgtTCGCTCTACACGATCACACCAGTTTCTTCAATAAATGATGTGGTCCGTCTCAGGTCATCCACGTCTCCATAAAGTTTCTGATGGAGGGTTGTGTCCTGGGGCCACTTTGTAGCTCGCTCCTGGTCGTGACGTTTACATCTTTGGAGGATGTGTTCAGCTGTTTGGTCTTCTGTGCCACACGGACAGGTCGGTGACGGGGCCAGTCtgtattttttatgcatgtgtgcattGAGTCGGTTGTGCCCTGATCGGAGTCTGACCATTATCACTTGCTCTGCCCTGCTTAGGAGATGATATGCATCTGCCTCTTGTCTTGGCCGGGTAAgtgatttaatgatggtaactttCTCCTTGTAGCTTACTTGCACAGGTGGCTGATCTAACTGAGCACCTTGTTTTGCCAGTTGGTCAGCATCTTCATTTCCGGCCACTCCACAGTGTGCTGGGATCCACTGGAGGGTCACGTTTAGGTTGGTGCTGATTCTTTGTAAGGCATTTGCAAGCTGAGGAACCTTGTTGTTGGTCAGGGCTTCTAATACAGACATGGCATCTGTAAAGAAGACTATCGAGTTGACATCTTCGGTCGAGTCTTCAATCATTGACACTGCCTTCATGAGGGCTAAAGTCTCTGCTCTGTAGTTGCTACAGTGTGTTCCGGTTGCTGCATGATGTGTTTCTCGTTTTCCGGATGGGTACAGAATGACGATGCCAGCACCTCCATTTATGACTGCTCTAGTGGCAGAACCGTCTGTGTAGACATGAGTCCATGCCTCTCTTGGGTATTCGTCATCGATCATGGCAAGTGTGAGGCTCTTTCTGATATGCTCATCCTCTTGTTTACCTGGCTGTAGGTGAGGAACACTGGATCTTACTGCAACATTTGACAGGTCATTTTGTAATGGATCTATGATGTCTTCTTGACCAAGCGGAGTGGTGGGGATGGTCAGATCCGTTGCATAGGCCTTGTCCAGCTTCTTAGCTTCGTGTACAAAGCTGCTACGCTTGATCCGATTTTTGGTGTACCCTTTAACTCTGGCTGACATAGGGTGATCCGTTAGACATTTATACTTCTCTGTCTGAAGCAGGATTGTGACATCTCTTCTTTCTTGAAGTGGTTGTATTCCTGTTATCTTTTCCATGAAGGCAATTGGTGTGGACTTGGTTGCTCCTGTCATGATGCGCAGAGCTTGGTTCTGGATTTTATCCAGAGCCTGGCGATTGGATTTGGCTGTGGAAGACCATGTGGGGGAACTATACTCTAGTTGGGGTCTCACTGTGCCTTGATAGACTGTCTTGAGTATGTGCTCATTTGCCCCCCATGTAGTTCACGCAAGCTTTCGCATCATTGCAAGTTTTCTTCGGGCCTTTCCTTCTGCTTTCATGAGGTGTGGCTTCCACGTTTGCCTCTTGTCAAAGGTGACTCCCAGGTACGTGGTCTCGTCTGCTTTAGTCATAGGAGTGTCTCCCATTCTCACCGTCCctgctttctgttttgatgacaaTGTGAATAGTGTGGTGGATGATTTCTCTTTGTTGATCATTACACACCAGTCTTCAGCCCATGCGGTAAGTTTGTCTATTGCTTCTTGCATTCTGTATGTGGCTGTGGTGGCATGCTCTTCTTTGCACCATAACACAAGATCATCAGCATAAAGTGCCGCCTTCACTCCCCTTGGCAATTCAGACACAAGATCGTTGATGAAGAGTAAGAAGAGCGTCGGGGACAGGACTCCTCCTTGTGGGACACCGTGCCGTAGAAGGAACTTCTTACTGCTTCTTTGGTTCAAGCTTACTCTTGCCCTTCTATTGAATAGATAGGACTTGATCCACTTCAGCATGTTTCCTCCAACTCCATTCCTCATCAGTTTGACTTGGAGTCCGTCAGTCCAGACTTTATCGAAGGCCCTTTGAAGGTCTATCCATGCTGTCAGGACAACCTTCTGTTCCTGGAAAGCATCTTCAATTTCTTGTGCCAGGTAGGTAGTCTGGTCCTCGGTGGAGCGGAATTGCCTGAATCCAGCTTGTTGTTTTGCAAGTAAGTCGTTCGTCTCCAGATACCATTTAAGGCGTGCATTTACAATTCTCTCCATCGTCTTCCCAACACAGCTAGTGAGGCTTATTGGACGGTAGCTTCCAGCCTGCTTCGGATCCTTGCCTTTCTTGTGGATAGGTATCATAATGGCCTCTTTCCAGACTTGGGGAAGTTGGCCTTGTGTCCAGCTGTGGTTGAAGATGTCTAGGAGTTTGTGCATTGCTGAACTGCCTAGATGGGTGATCATTTCATTGGTCACATTGTCTGGTCCTGGAGACTTCTTTAATTTCAGCTGCCTGACTGCTGTCTGTAGTTCGTGCAGGGTCAGGCTTTGGCTCATGCGGTCTGATGTCACATCATCTGTTTTCCTGTCCCTTTGTTCTCTTCTTacttctctctgtctctctctactGACAGGAATGTCACTGACATCTTTGTAGTTGCTGGCAAAGACATTTGCCGCTTGTTTGCCTGTCAGCAGCTCTCCATTCTCTTCCAGAGTTACTGAGCCTCTCGCTTGGACTTCATCGTCATTCAGCTGTTTCGTTAACCTCCACAGCTTACGGCCATCTCGCTCCAGGTTGAGTGATGCTGTTTTGTTTCTCCAGCTCTTTCTCTGGGCTTCAAGTTTGTGCCTTGGCTCGCTGTAGTGAGAGGTTGCTTTCTTGTGAGGGGTTGCTTTCTGCTTCCACCCTGGCTTCTGTCAACTTAGTCTGGAGGTCTTCCAACTCCCTACTCCAGTATGGCTTGTAGTCTTTTCTGGCCCCACGTGGTATCGCCCTCTGTGCTGCGTTTAGTATGCATGCATTGAAGTCTTTCACAACTTTGTTTATATCTCTACCATCCACTCTGATATCTCTGCAGAGGTCATCACTCAGACGTTTGTATAAGGTCCAGTCGGCCTTCTTGTAGTTCCATCTGGGGATGCTTGAGGATGAAGAGGTAGAATGGTTTATGATGAGGTGAACTGGACGATGGTCGCTTCCTCCTAGTTGTTCACAGACTTCTCTCTTGATATGCCCTTGGATGTCTGCAGTGCAGAAAGCTAAGTCAGGGGTCGACGTTGTGTGCCATCTACTAGAGTAGAAAGTTGCCAGATCTTCAGGCTGGTTGATAAGATTAAGCTTGTTTTCATCTTGCCAGTTCTCCACTTCCTCTCCGCGTCGGCCCATGTGGTCATATCCCCAGCTTTGTGAATGACTGTTGAAGTCGCCAACAACAATGAAGTTAGATTCTTCTGTTGGGATACTGTCTAGGGAAAGAGCTTTGTCATTTGGAGAGTAGAGATTCACAAGCTTCAGATTGAAATCGTTCTTCCTGAGACTCAGAACCTGGAATTCAGAGTCATCCATATGCGTTTTAGTCTGGACTACATTGATGTTGTTCCGGACTAATGTCAGGATGCCTCGTTTCTTTCTGCCTTCTCTGTCACATCGGAAACTCTGGtatcctctgaccttgaaggatttcGCTGGCTGCAGATGAGTTTCCTGAATGCAGCAGACATTTATGTCCTGTTCATGAAGGATATGTTCTAGCTCTGTCTTTTTGTTAAAGACTCCTTCTGCGTTCCAATGCATCACCTTGAAAGGATGATGTTGGTCTTTTCTCCTCCTAGGCTTATTGTAGCCAGCTTTCTTTCCTCCTCTTCTCTTGGCTTGTTGTGGAATGAAGGAGGGACCCCCAGTAGCTGTGGGTGGACTCTGTCGAGGCTCAGAGCCCGGCACTGAATCTCCCTGGTGGGATCTCAGAGACTCAGCACCACATCGAGTAACACCGGTTGATTGTGTAGACATAGcgatgtacatgacgtcatggtTTGTTAAGGGAGTGCCAATGGCCTAACGTCTCCGATTTCAACTCCCTATGTTTTCTGTCGGGGTTACCTCACCCTTAGCCTTTGCCGATCCAACGACAAACCACAAGGCAGTGGTTTCCTACTTAACCCTGTAGGCGGGGAACCTTATATCCCTGGGAACACAGGGGCCATTTTACCCTTTGGCTGGGGGTCTGTTCATGGGCATCAGGGCATTTCCATACGCCGGTGGGCCTGGCATGCCGCATGTCTGGGGGCAGACCACCTCCGAGTCCCTGTAGTTCAGCCTGAGGCCGCGAGGTACTCAGTTGACGTGTGTCGCCACTAGGAGGCACTACATAGGACTTGTCTGTAGAGAGGCTATGTACTGGCAGTGAAAACTTACGCACTTCAGCTTCATTTTCGCACAGGGCTAGCCAGCGGTATAGGCTGAAAGCGAAGGTGACAAGCACGCAGGGCCCAACACTACACACAAGACGCATCAACAGACCATTTGACacacatattgctaaatgacaattgcatactgctaaatgacaattgcattttgatttattttatttgttacaaactAACTGCGTCTTTCTTGTGTCTTTATGCTTGTTTTCTATCAGTTAGTGAAATGTTGcttgcatatttgtttttaatgtttactcgatgtatgttaatcatgtattctttcgagttaatgaaaaattatatgtaattatttctgttaaattttccatgtggctatcttcttgttgctgaactattATCATTTCAACACTTACTATTGCTAGAAAAGGGCATTTTTGgtaagttctactaagcgaaatgaataagcacaaggcagtagctcacatgaagtaagccgaatgccgaatgcattaagacgaatgcattagtaatactgaattcatacacgacggagaaccagagtgTTCTGAAGTttcggtagttttcgtaaaaggttatTATTTAGAACAGTGTTGTATTATACATCTACCAGATCAATTACTCTACCgcgtcgtttcgaacgtattttccactgttcttattcTGGTAAAGGTTACATGTTTATTGTACTTGTTTATTAAGTAAATTGCATACGAGTGTAATACCCATTTCGAACGTCGAGTTGTCATTTGGTGtgtgattaaggtctatttgaaattaatggacgtaatcttgttttcatttacacgtCAAACGTCCCATACGGCCATACTGCAGTAGTATCATTGCAACGAAGGtgggttacgatgatcaaaacgtctaaatattggcttgtttgaatttaactattaattttatactgttttcatcgcatatcttcgtaacactgtcttTATCTAATAAAATCGTACCTtaaattgtatcttattcaaattattcattttcattgtttttaacTTGTTTATCCCCAATACGGCATGGGAAATCCATTTATAGAGCTAATTTaaatggaaagcaatgtgagaaaataagtatgcacagttacctAATTAacgaacaaaataattatgttttctggttctgatactgttttatactataatcaatatatgttgaccatcttacacctatttctgtaGAATTGGGTACGAGATACGAGATGACTTTGCATAGGTACTAGTTGACCAAAAAAcaggtataagttgaccaaaatgggtttgagttgacCACAGTACGTTTGAACAGTTGCTTAATAGttgtcttcaaacagacacatttaatgaagatttttaTTTTAGAGACTTAAATGGTagaacaattttgtttttctttgcatctatAATGTGTAGCTCACTGGCCCAGTTAATATTTACGGTAtgtaactcaggggtcctgggtATGATCCTCACATGCGGTGCTgatttttttcatgggagtttcCTTTGACGAGACTGCAGAGCCCTGgcctagtactggtgaaacccaTGAAGCATAATTAAGTCAATCTTTGccttaatgtaagttaaatacacgggcataaacaccatacgaacaaacacatcaagatgtTAGAAAATGTAGGATAATGGGGGGGGGTGAAGATTTCCCATaaagatggtacttagatgaCCAAAGCAGATAAGATCATATATCTGTGAAAAAGTATAGAAACTTAGATCAGCAAGTGTAATATCTGACTACGTTACAGTTATTATCTCTATAATCTACCATTATACCACAAAATGGTGACTtgctttttataaataaaaaataatgtacatgaattCATTTGCAGATATGAACCAACAGCatagagcagctgctcttttaaggcaggcagcagatttgttgaatgtcaacacaagtgaaatgagtacacaataccagcacctgcaTTAGTAATCTCTGTCAGTAGCACTAGGGCTGCAAAGGCGATGTTTGCACCAGACAGTAAACAAAGGAGGCATGTacatgcaaatacaggaactgtggcagtgTCAGCACTGGACTATTACACCCAGGTGTAATCAGGTAGGCACCACTAAAGAGGCCTGTGGTAGATATTTTGGAACTACAGTATATACCAcactaattattttttatgtcctcagatcgaatgatcgggggtatattgtatttggcctgtctgtctgccattgtatttgtctgtctgtcattgtatgtgtctgtcacaaacttaaaccttggttacacttttgcaataacttttgcaatattgaagatagcaacttgatatttggcatgcatgtgtatgtcatggagctgcacattttgagtggtgaaagatcaatgtcatccttcaaggtcaagggttaaatatatggcttcaaagcggcgcagtagggggcattgtgtttctgacaaacacatcgcttgttaatGTGAAgatttctattgtttcataatattcatgcatatacatcttattttactgtgCAAACTTAAAGAAGTCATTTAGTATTGAATACTTCAtcattattgtttacaagaccttcctgtactttcaatttgttctggaAACTACCTACATAATTAATAATGAGGCAGCTAACTCTAAAAGGTTTATGGTTTGAGTTCCATAGTTTaggatatttcaaacacttttgaataataaaaaaattcccaagtgtacccgtccTTTTTCCAAATGGGTAAAGACATTGCTGCAATacagaaaatcagattccacaacacggcacttataagtactgtatacaaataaacatgtgtatcgaGTTGAGTCAGGTTCAAACTGCAAAGGCTATACCGGTAATTCTGCTGGTATCAGTTTTAgaatgaaaatgttgtccctgataagcctgtgctgacggtacaggctaatctgagacaacattgTGAGCACATGCATTTggtccaattttcccagagccagtcTCAAATGCTAAAGCAATGCccgttaaattaagaaatatatccaTTGACAAAATAGTGGTTtcctatttattgaaaatctcataattgtccaaataaaaaagatgtattcattattaacaacaagatgcaattacctttccaaaacaacaacactattggcatttcatgtaaaaGCTATTCACACTagatgataaattaaactggtatttatgattaacaataccatactaaagaagcacTGACAGTTCTCACCATTCCATTCATAGCAATTCAAAttgaattcaacaacaactagaaatggcgcggcagagaccgacgcgtatccccacgctgcatgtttgacccagggttcaacccagggttggtaatgagattgaccgtattgacataagagatattcagtatcaattggaagtgaatcagtgtagaaatcaAGAAGTTAATGTCttcgtttgaacatgacatatcttttttattgtataaatcgattccgcttagattggcctttaagaaaaggtatgatTATGGGGGTTTTTATGTGCAAAAAGTTGCATATTTTCGCTTAaggttgtcgcttttacattgaattataaagggaaactatttagtatattatgacctccaAGCAAAACAATAGACGGGTAAGTTTTAACCCTATCACCActtttttacggaggattccagagatagtcgatgtatcccggttgataccggagattttgatgtttagagtgatctcccggcaatagtaatttaggCTGCAATTTGCGATGGAATTAGGTTTTTTAGTACTGGTTCCCATTTTCgcattgtgaactatttataatggcggtgtatgcaaaaccgaagactaattcTTAATCAGAGACGCACAAGCAATCGACTTTAGAagtaatatagatccacaaagaacagcttgttaaattcagtagcaacatagccaaatcctcatagttaaacaaagaacgccgttagaataagcattaatacacattccaaaagtttaactgcagttgtcaTTAACACACAGAgatatatgaagtaattataaacttatcaatatgtgaCAATGAAATGAAGTGTTTGCATCGCAAATGTAATTAGGCAAAATGCAActaccatgtatcagaaagcataaTTATGCTAgtagttaaaatgagaatgtcatttaacatcatgcatggagtggcggatattcccttccatatcaAATTACGTCTTTAAACGAAACAAACAGTGCTGAAAAAGTTTATGAAATATAAAGCACGCAAATCATGATGATATCGATTCGACAATTGATTTGACAATTGATTTGATATTGATTTGACTGTATAACTAATGATGCTTATCATGGTAGCTAAGCGTTATTTGTGTAacaaaatttgaatatttatcCAAGCAGGGATGATCCATAAAACGACATGAGATAAAAACCTTGAAGCTTAACGACGACATAACGTCCATGAAAAAAGAAGTACATGTGGGCAACACATCATATCAGACTGCTAAGGGAGGACATATTGCATCGATAAAGTTTGTGTACTATTGTTGCATCATGTTTAGCATCCAAAACGAATTTTTACCATActtaaatatgatgaaaatgaagATAACTATACTTATGATATGTTGTGTGTGCCGCGTGTTTTGTGTATGGTGATGTGGTGtaatttatgtaaaataagtGATAACAAAATTAACAGTTTGTACGTAGGGAACCCCCATAACCGTACGTGATTTTAAAGAGCATTCTAAGCTCAATGCATTACAGAAATAAAAGATATGTCACGTGGTTTCTAAGAACGAACGTGACACGTATCAAGGTTCACTGTtcttttttcaatgttttatttgcgggtactttttttattaaattgttagtCGCCAGTTAACCTCAATTTCATAGTGAACCTCAATGCTTTTCCGGAACACAGATCAAGAAGAGAATAACAAAACGAGTGTAATTAACTGAAAACATGTCTTCCAGTTAatcaaaactatattttaaagGAAAGACCTGCATATTGTTTAGTTTCATGTAACCGTTATACATACATGATGTGATGGGTGGCCAACGACGTGAATAGAAGTTGACACCAGCCCAGTGATATACACTATTTACTTGAAAGCCTCCTTGGCAGTTATTAGAGCGTTAAAACAATGTCCGACAAatccggagcccgggggctaccgaaattttttattgggctactgaaattttccagctgacgcccgccgggcgactataaatctataagagcggtagcccggtttattgacagacatgcgtagaataaacacgctggcCATGTGTTTGTatactgtgtattgcttataatccgataacaaagtgcaatcaattatctaatcattcaccgatcacttgcgg of Dreissena polymorpha isolate Duluth1 chromosome 15, UMN_Dpol_1.0, whole genome shotgun sequence contains these proteins:
- the LOC127859630 gene encoding ribonuclease H1-like; translation: MTGATKSTPIAFMEKITGIQPLQERRDVTILLQTEKYKCLTDHPMSARVKGYTKNRIKRSSFVHEAKKLDKAYATDLTIPTTPLGQEDIIDPLQNDLSNVAVRSSVPHLQPGKQEDEHIRKSLTLAMIDDEYPREAWTHVYTDGSATRAVINGGAGIVILYPSGKRETHHAATGTHCSNYRAETLALMKAVSMIEDSTEDVNSIVFFTDAMSVLEALTNNKVPQLANALQRISTNLNVTLQWIPAHCGVAGNEDADQLAKQGAQLDQPPVQVSYKEKVTIIKSLTRPRQEADAYHLLSRAEQVIMVRLRSGHNRLNAHMHKKYRLAPSPTCPCGTEDQTAEHILQRCKRHDQERATKWPQDTTLHQKLYGDVDDLRRTTSFIEETGVIV